Within the bacterium CG_4_10_14_0_2_um_filter_33_32 genome, the region TTTTTCTGTAAAAGCATTAATTAAACCGGGTATATTAGCACAACCGCCTGAAAGAATAATTCTTGTATTGGCTTCAAAAAAATTAAAGGTCCGCTCAGTTTCAGAAATAATCATATTAATTATTGTTTTTAAACAATTATAAACTTGCTGATTATCTTTATATTTTAAGAAACCGGCACCGTGAAGAACTTGTTTTGCGTCTTCCTGCACAATCTTCAAGGTACTTGCTAATGATGTAATCATACTGCTCTCGCCAAATCTTAGATTTCTTATAAATTTCAGATTCCCTTTACTTATCAAGGTTAGTGATGTAAAGCTATAACCGACATGTACAACCAATAAATCTTTGTGGCCTTCTGAAGTTAGGGATTTAGCTAACGCCAGCGGTTCTAATTTAAGAGAGACTGGATTTAATCCAGAATCTTTTAATAAAGTTAAATAATTACTAACAAGCAATTTTGGAGTAGATACCACTAAAATTTCCATACCCTGCTGGTTTTTTTCTGTTATCTGCCAATTTACTAAATTTTCCTTTACATCAATTGGAAGCTTTTTAATTTCCCATTCCATTGCATTCTTAAGCTCTTCTTCTGTCATTTGAGGAACTGTGATAAAGGTTGTAAAAACTTTTTCCGAAGGCACTAAAGAAATTGTATTCCTAGTTGTACACTTAGAATCATTCATTACTTTTTTTAGATAAACAGATAAGGCGTTTAATGCTTCTTTATTCTCAAAAGATAAAAGGCCTGGGGGGATAGGCATTTCTCCAAGCGAAACAAGTACATATTTATTCTTATGTTTTCTTAATTCTATAAGCTTAATGGAATAAGAACCGATGTCTATACCTAAAAAGGATTTCATTGAATTTAAAGTTAATCTCTTTATTTAGTTTATAATATTGGGAAAATTTGTAAACAACTTATACTTACTCAAATACTCCCCAAGAAATACTTACCTTGGATATCCCATATTTAAGTTTTCTGTTTATCTTTATTATTAATAATAACTATCAAACGATTACAAGCTTTTTGAAAATCTTCTATTCTCTTTTTTAAAATTTTAGTACTTGAACTTATAACATTCACCTCAATTTCTTTATTGATACCGCTATCGGATGAAACCGTTACTTCAGGTTTGACCACAGGCTTGGCAGGCGTTTTTTTAACGGGTTGACTTGAAGATTCGTTATTTTCTTCATAAACAGATGTTGCTTGAGCTCCAAACATCTGAACAACCATTATAGTCGTATAACCCTGATACTCGCCGCTTATTACCCCAACTCCTAATTCTTTAAAGTTATTTGAAAGAATATTAGCTCTGTGTCCGCTAGAGTTCATCCAAGCGCTTACAACAGCTCCACTATCTGTAAAATTCATAGCTAAATTTTCACCAGCATATATATAATTATACCCCTCTGCTGTTATAAAAGTCCAAGGTGTTTTTCCGTCTGAAGTATTATGGGAAAAATAATCTCTATTAATCATGTCAGAAGCTTTATCTCTAGCGGCCTGGGCTAATTTATAATTCCAGGAAAGAGCTGGTTGATTATTTTTCTGCCGTTCGCTATTAGTCAAATTAAATATACTATTTTCTGTAATAGACGAGGCTGAGACAGAAGACGGGAAAAAAGGTATAACTATTACCAATATTCCAATAAATACGGCTAGTTTTTTAATTTTATTTCTCATATTTTATAAAGAATAAAGAGTAACGCGTCTTTTCAAATCTTTAATATGCGACTCTCTTAGAGATTTTAAGTGCCCTTCTCCTTTCTCTATCTTTTGTATAATTAGTGAACTATGCTCTCCGCCTAGTATATAAGGCAAGATAACATAATCAGCACCAGCCTTATATAAGTCAAAGGCTTCTTTTACCTCGTCTGTAGCAACAATAACTTTAATTTTTGGATTAAGTTTTTTAGCTCTATGAATTACTAAAAGATTATCTCTTAAATTTGGAACAGTTGAAATAACCATAGACGCTTTACTTAGTTCAACTTTTTCTATCACATCAAGATCTTCTATGTCACCATATATACATGGAATTTTTCTATTATTTAAATTACAAATTACATCAGGATCAAAATCAACCACTAAAAATTTTTTCTTTAGAGAAGATAATGTCTCAGCTATCTGACTACCCATTAAATGACATCCGACTAAAACAATATGATCGCCGATTTTTAATTCAACAGAGGTATAATTTTCGATTATTTCTTTTCGTTCAAAAATAGAAAGAGGCTTTCTCAAAAGATTATATAATTTATCTGCAAAAGTAATAAAATAAGTTGAAATTGTAATCGTTATAACCCCTACTATTGTGATTATAGAAACAATCTCGGGCCCAATGTGACCTAAAACAAGTCCAGTGCCTAAAAGAACGAGTGAAAATTCACTTACCTGAGCAATAGATATACCAGCCAAAAAAGAAGTTCTTTTCCGATACCCCAAGTATCCCAAAATAGCCATTACTATTATAGGCTGAACCAACAGCACAAAAATACTAAATATAATTATTGGCAATAAATTATGATCAAGATTAAAAGATATTTGAGTACCCAAGGCTACAAAAAACATAATTAAGAAAAAATCTCGAAGCGATCTAACTCTAGCAACAATCTCAAAACTATATGGTAAATAAGCCAGCGATAATCCGGCTAAAAATGCTCCTATTTCAATCGATAAACTTAGGTAATATGACAATATGGAAAATAAAAAACACCAAGAAATAGAAAGAATAAATAAAAGT harbors:
- a CDS encoding sodium:proton exchanger, with amino-acid sequence MEVYFLELGIVLIVVSLVGIFFRSIRQPLILAYIFTGLILGPLFFKVIGNHELARTFSTMGITFLLFLVGLELDIRKLKEVRRASLIVSLSHFAIAGILGFVISILLNFPIIPSFYISLALVLSSTVIVVKLLSEKHDLNSLYGKISIGFLVIQDILAIVALIFLDALKNQTTITALPFLVIFIKAVVLISITFLVSTFILPRVFRYIAKHHELLFILSISWCFLFSILSYYLSLSIEIGAFLAGLSLAYLPYSFEIVARVRSLRDFFLIMFFVALGTQISFNLDHNLLPIIIFSIFVLLVQPIIVMAILGYLGYRKRTSFLAGISIAQVSEFSLVLLGTGLVLGHIGPEIVSIITIVGVITITISTYFITFADKLYNLLRKPLSIFERKEIIENYTSVELKIGDHIVLVGCHLMGSQIAETLSSLKKKFLVVDFDPDVICNLNNRKIPCIYGDIEDLDVIEKVELSKASMVISTVPNLRDNLLVIHRAKKLNPKIKVIVATDEVKEAFDLYKAGADYVILPYILGGEHSSLIIQKIEKGEGHLKSLRESHIKDLKRRVTLYSL